TTTGTCGGCCGACATCGAGTGACCGTTCGCGTCCCGGTTTCGCCAGTCGATCGTCGTGGTCAGTCCCCGGTCGTGCATCGACTGGGTGAGCGGGGCACCGACGCGGGAGAGTTCGTCGTGCTCCTGTGCATTGAAGGCACGCCACTCCGGACCGTAGTCGATCGGATCTTCCGTGAGAACCAGCCCACACTCCTCGCAGACACGCTCGCTGCGGTCCGGGTCGTGAATGATCGTGTCGGTTTCGCAGTCGGGACACAGCCCGGGCTCCGCCTCCTGGGAATCGGTCCTGGTATCGATGATAGACTGCGTCATCAGTACCGGGAGCAAACCGTGCGGACACTGTAAGGGGTTCACATGGTTTCGCGGGAAACCCCGACTTACTGTGAAACCCAAAGAGAGAAGGAAGATGACCGACACTCCCGTCCCATCCGCCCGTTCGGGCGGACGACGTTCGTGCCGAAACCGTGTCCCATCGGTTACGTCCGGGCGCGACGGACCGATCGACGATCCGACGCCCCAGCGTGAGCAACGTGAACACGCCACATGAATCGTTTCCATCGTTTCGGTGAGGTCACGAAGTAAATCGCGTGTTCATCGCGTAAATGGGTGTTTCCAGTTCGAACCGACGTTTGCTTTTATGTCGTTGCAGTCGAACGTTCTGTACTAGTGCCGTGTTGCCGATCTGCCCGCCGGACCGTGGTCGACGCCCGTGTCCCCGCGTCCGCCAACGACGTACGCCAACGATACGTCCACACAACCGTTCGATACCAACAGTCGTCGCGTCCGATGTGATGCGACGTCGCTGGAGTCTGCGGGATCCGCGGAGACGCTGGCCGCGAAGACGATCCGTACCGTGTTTGCAGCCGGTGCAAAACGTGGCCGTGCTTAAGAGTGTCACTGTTGGTGTACAACTTGGTGTGTCAATCGTGATTGCGAGCCCAACGAACGTACAACGGTCACTGTCGGTCCCGCAGTCCGGTGATCTTCTCGATCGTCGACTCTGGGAGTGCTGGCGTGGACGACCAGCGTCCGGAGGTCAGCGATAATGTCTTCGATCGATACATCGTTACCTGACGAAATCGCCTCCGTTGCGGATTCCGACGAAGAAGAGCGACTCTCGAAGGACGTCATTTTCGAACTGCTGAAGAACCGCCGCCGCCGAGAAGTCCTCACGTACTTGCTCGAGGCCGACGAGACGGTCACGCTCGGTGAACTCGCCGAACAGATCGCCGCCTGGGAGAACGACACGGAAGTCAACGCCCTCAGTTCGGATCAGCGTAAACGGGTGTACGTCGCCCTCTACCAGACCCACCTGCCCAAGATGGACGACGCCGGAATCGTCGAGTACGACCAGGATCGGGGGCTGATCTCGCTGTCGGACAACGCCGATCTACTGATGATGTACCTGGATACGGATACCCACCGACAGGACCGCTGGGATCGGTGGTACGCCCTGCTCAGCGTGATCGGGGCGGCCCTCGTCGGCGCCGCGGTTCTCGGCGTTCCGGTGCTGTCCGCGATTT
The nucleotide sequence above comes from Halosolutus halophilus. Encoded proteins:
- a CDS encoding DUF7344 domain-containing protein, which translates into the protein MSSIDTSLPDEIASVADSDEEERLSKDVIFELLKNRRRREVLTYLLEADETVTLGELAEQIAAWENDTEVNALSSDQRKRVYVALYQTHLPKMDDAGIVEYDQDRGLISLSDNADLLMMYLDTDTHRQDRWDRWYALLSVIGAALVGAAVLGVPVLSAISPIALAGVVVVAFFLLSVAHVVTNRQREQSVDGKLSRIE